In a single window of the Paenibacillus sp. MMS20-IR301 genome:
- a CDS encoding Gfo/Idh/MocA family oxidoreductase, which translates to MLTLGYIGNGKSTNRYHLPFALNRDHLKVKTIYARTLGKKEWDAIPGVTYTDDLEAVMNDPEIGLIVVCTHTDSHYHYAKMALDHGKHVLVEKPFMLTEEEAISIFQYAKERNLIIQCYQNRRYDADFLTAQQVIASGKLGDLLEVEMHYDYYRPEVPAALPYSKYNSYLYGHGCHTIDQVLSYFGKPDHIHYDVRQLLGPGRMNDYFDLDFSYPALKVSVKSSYHRLKERPSFVIYGTKGVFVKQTKDRQEEHLKLFYLPQGHPDFGIDLPEHYGILTYLDAEGKYHEEKVISAKGDYARVYDGIYDAIVLGKNKVIKDEETTLVMQILEQGMEGCH; encoded by the coding sequence ATGCTGACACTCGGATACATCGGCAACGGCAAAAGCACAAACCGCTACCATCTTCCATTTGCACTCAACCGCGATCACTTGAAGGTAAAGACCATTTATGCGCGCACCCTGGGTAAAAAAGAATGGGATGCCATCCCTGGTGTAACGTATACAGACGATCTTGAAGCTGTAATGAACGATCCGGAAATCGGACTGATTGTGGTCTGCACCCACACGGACTCCCATTACCATTATGCCAAAATGGCGCTTGATCACGGCAAGCATGTACTGGTGGAGAAGCCGTTTATGCTGACTGAAGAGGAAGCGATATCTATATTCCAGTATGCCAAGGAGCGGAATCTGATCATCCAGTGTTACCAGAACCGGAGGTATGATGCGGATTTCCTGACAGCACAGCAAGTCATTGCTTCCGGTAAGCTTGGTGATCTGCTTGAGGTGGAGATGCATTATGATTACTACCGTCCTGAGGTTCCGGCTGCGCTGCCATACTCCAAATACAACAGTTATTTATACGGGCACGGCTGTCACACGATCGACCAGGTCCTGTCTTATTTCGGCAAGCCGGATCACATTCATTATGATGTGCGCCAGCTGCTGGGTCCCGGACGGATGAATGATTACTTTGATCTGGATTTCAGCTACCCCGCACTTAAGGTATCGGTTAAATCCAGTTACCACCGCTTAAAGGAACGGCCAAGCTTCGTAATATACGGTACAAAAGGTGTGTTCGTCAAGCAAACGAAGGACCGCCAGGAGGAGCATCTGAAGCTGTTCTACCTGCCGCAGGGGCATCCGGATTTCGGTATTGATCTGCCCGAGCATTATGGTATTCTAACGTATCTTGATGCTGAGGGCAAGTATCATGAAGAGAAGGTAATCTCCGCCAAAGGTGATTATGCGCGGGTGTATGACGGGATTTATGATGCTATTGTACTGGGCAAGAACAAAGTAATTAAGGATGAGGAAACGACGCTGGTGATGCAGATTCTGGAGCAGGGCATGGAGGGGTGTCATTAG
- a CDS encoding MurR/RpiR family transcriptional regulator has translation MKLMQQLSGMNHFTANEISIATYILAHKDKVLPMSIQELAKATYTSHSAINRLIRKLGLAGYKDFILTLSREFQLEAHAISNVDANYPFGHGESPLQVAREIAELMKETIEKNFAYLENAQLAEAADVLNRAGRIFIYALGDSEIRAKSFQNKLIKINKYPIIATELSEWEYHTVNASQQDCALFLTYHGLTANDLKAAQVLSRKHIPFITITAAHETQLAKLSTLCIQVPKDEVKHAKIGTFSSQIAFEYVLNVIYSCIYTINYAENKEASRQVLQDFYSGEPDPGL, from the coding sequence ATGAAATTGATGCAGCAGCTGTCGGGAATGAATCATTTTACCGCCAATGAAATCAGTATTGCCACATACATTCTGGCCCATAAGGACAAGGTTCTGCCGATGTCGATTCAGGAGCTGGCCAAAGCCACTTATACTTCACACTCCGCGATCAACCGTCTGATCCGCAAGCTCGGACTGGCCGGTTATAAGGACTTCATTCTGACCCTGTCCCGCGAGTTCCAGCTGGAGGCCCATGCTATTTCAAATGTGGATGCCAATTATCCGTTCGGGCACGGTGAATCCCCGCTCCAGGTGGCCAGAGAAATTGCAGAATTAATGAAGGAAACGATTGAGAAAAATTTCGCTTATCTGGAGAATGCCCAGCTGGCGGAGGCAGCGGATGTGCTGAACCGGGCGGGCAGAATATTCATATATGCGCTGGGCGACTCGGAGATCCGGGCGAAGAGCTTTCAGAACAAGCTGATCAAAATTAATAAATATCCTATTATCGCTACAGAGCTGTCCGAATGGGAATACCACACAGTGAATGCTTCGCAGCAGGATTGTGCTTTGTTCCTGACCTACCACGGCCTGACGGCCAATGATTTGAAGGCTGCGCAGGTGCTCTCCCGCAAACATATCCCGTTCATCACAATTACGGCAGCACATGAAACACAACTCGCCAAGCTCAGTACACTGTGTATCCAGGTGCCTAAGGATGAAGTGAAGCATGCCAAGATCGGTACCTTCTCCTCGCAGATTGCCTTCGAATATGTACTGAATGTGATCTATTCCTGTATCTACACAATCAACTACGCAGAGAATAAGGAAGCCTCGCGGCAGGTACTGCAGGATTTCTATTCCGGTGAACCGGACCCTGGGCTATAA
- a CDS encoding AI-2E family transporter — protein MAKLNLFIRICIAVLLVLGIIYVGSQVKFIFTPVLSLFRVVIVPLMLAVFFYYLLRPLIDLLAARRLNRSAAILLVYVCIAILLLGFSVGVWPSLQNQLMNLVNNMPSIFKSVGEQLTKLEDSQLLSSLIPADMNPAGQLMEYLNKGFSLITSSVSELISFVSNFAVVLFTFPILLFYMLKEGGKFGDRVIRIFPRSYHEEGAGVVAEIDEAMSGFIVGRVLVNLALGVLMYAGFLMIGLPYALLLTIVAVLMNFIPFIGAILSAVPIFIFGLIESPSTAVWSIVVVLVAQQIQDNVVAPYIFGKSLDIHPLTTIILVLAGGDFGGIIGILLIIPVYMMLKIITVKLYQLFIRQRRGEEPPQLSADSAE, from the coding sequence ATGGCCAAATTGAATCTGTTTATCCGTATCTGTATTGCGGTGCTGCTGGTGCTCGGCATTATCTATGTCGGCTCACAGGTCAAGTTCATCTTCACACCGGTGCTGTCACTGTTCCGTGTGGTGATTGTACCGCTGATGCTGGCGGTGTTCTTCTATTATTTGCTGAGGCCGCTGATTGATCTGCTGGCTGCCCGCAGGCTGAACCGCTCAGCAGCTATTCTGCTGGTGTATGTGTGTATTGCCATATTGCTGCTCGGCTTCAGCGTCGGGGTATGGCCATCGCTGCAGAATCAGCTGATGAATCTGGTCAACAACATGCCGAGTATCTTCAAATCTGTCGGTGAGCAGCTGACAAAGCTGGAGGACAGCCAGCTGCTGTCGTCGCTGATTCCCGCAGATATGAATCCGGCCGGCCAATTGATGGAGTATTTGAACAAGGGCTTCTCACTGATTACATCATCGGTCTCGGAGCTGATCTCCTTTGTCTCCAACTTCGCTGTTGTACTGTTTACATTCCCGATTCTGCTGTTCTATATGCTGAAGGAAGGCGGCAAGTTCGGAGACAGAGTGATTAGAATCTTCCCCCGGAGTTATCATGAAGAGGGAGCCGGGGTGGTCGCAGAAATTGACGAGGCGATGAGCGGCTTCATCGTTGGCAGAGTGCTGGTGAATCTGGCCCTTGGCGTGCTCATGTATGCCGGATTCCTGATGATCGGTCTGCCTTACGCGCTGCTGCTGACTATCGTAGCGGTACTTATGAACTTTATCCCGTTTATCGGAGCGATACTCTCAGCCGTGCCGATCTTTATCTTCGGCCTGATTGAATCACCGTCTACAGCAGTCTGGTCGATTGTTGTCGTGCTGGTCGCCCAGCAGATCCAGGATAATGTGGTGGCGCCATATATATTCGGAAAAAGTCTGGATATCCATCCGCTGACCACTATCATCCTGGTGCTGGCCGGAGGGGATTTCGGCGGAATCATTGGCATTCTGCTGATTATCCCGGTATATATGATGCTTAAGATAATTACAGTTAAGCTGTATCAGCTGTTCATCCGCCAGCGCCGGGGAGAAGAGCCGCCGCAGCTGTCCGCAGACTCAGCAGAATGA
- a CDS encoding HAMP domain-containing sensor histidine kinase, producing the protein MKHPWKSRDNRPLQTSLTIDFLLFNCMLLMLVLGVYLFVQKDITHVIMDKMIPDPELSVEAVDYSRELGEGPESERLLQSGGWLELLDSGKQVIRVVGDKQDTAMGYDEDSLFLGLENRSDQPYYYSITRLEEGSEAAFLLLKIPRHIIKVSINNELLVSYLNHSVFFYVFVVSGLILLLIFVYSYWVSRRIKRPLRVLNLGMTRMMEGHYNTRIALYAETEFLRIGNSFNYMADVIQKTTEEKRMAERSKQRLMMDLSHDLKTPITSIQGYAQALIEGRVTDQERQTKYLNYIYTKSVQVTKLIQHMLDLLKLDSPDFIVRVERLELGDQLREIIADTYGDIEQKSFELQLQLPEEEVYARYDPELFASVINNLIGNALAYNPEGTCIRVTVIPEDTEVRIEIADNGVGIPRELWSTIFDPFVRGDEARSTSGGTGLGLSIAKKNVEKMGGTLLLESSGGEPTIFTIRIPR; encoded by the coding sequence TTGAAGCACCCGTGGAAAAGTAGGGACAACCGCCCGCTGCAGACGTCGCTGACCATAGATTTTCTGCTGTTTAACTGTATGCTGCTGATGCTGGTCCTCGGCGTGTACCTGTTCGTTCAGAAAGATATTACCCACGTCATTATGGATAAAATGATCCCCGATCCCGAGCTGTCAGTAGAAGCTGTCGATTACAGCAGGGAGCTGGGCGAAGGGCCGGAAAGCGAACGTCTGCTGCAAAGCGGCGGCTGGCTGGAGCTGCTTGATTCCGGCAAGCAGGTTATCCGGGTTGTTGGCGACAAGCAGGATACGGCCATGGGATATGATGAGGACAGCCTGTTTCTCGGGCTGGAGAACCGGAGTGATCAGCCTTATTACTACTCCATTACCCGCCTGGAAGAAGGCAGTGAAGCGGCCTTCCTTCTGCTCAAAATTCCGCGGCATATAATCAAAGTATCCATTAATAACGAACTGCTGGTTTCCTACTTGAACCATTCGGTATTTTTCTATGTGTTCGTAGTCAGCGGTCTGATTCTGCTGCTGATCTTCGTATACAGCTATTGGGTATCGAGACGCATCAAGCGCCCTCTGCGGGTGCTCAATCTGGGGATGACGCGGATGATGGAAGGGCATTACAATACGCGGATTGCCCTCTACGCCGAGACGGAATTTCTGCGGATCGGCAACAGCTTCAACTATATGGCCGATGTGATACAGAAGACTACAGAAGAGAAGCGGATGGCTGAGCGAAGCAAGCAGCGGCTGATGATGGATCTGTCCCATGACCTTAAGACACCAATTACGAGCATTCAAGGCTATGCGCAGGCGCTCATTGAAGGACGGGTTACGGACCAGGAGCGGCAGACCAAATATCTGAATTATATCTATACGAAGTCGGTGCAGGTAACGAAGCTGATTCAGCATATGCTGGACCTGCTCAAGCTGGATTCACCGGATTTCATTGTCCGTGTGGAGCGGCTGGAGCTGGGTGACCAGCTGCGGGAGATTATTGCTGATACTTACGGGGATATCGAACAGAAATCATTCGAGCTGCAGCTTCAGCTGCCGGAAGAAGAGGTCTATGCCCGCTATGATCCGGAGCTGTTCGCCAGTGTAATCAATAATCTGATTGGAAATGCATTAGCTTATAATCCTGAAGGCACCTGCATCCGCGTAACTGTCATTCCTGAGGATACAGAGGTACGGATTGAGATTGCCGATAATGGGGTGGGAATTCCCCGGGAGCTCTGGTCCACGATCTTCGATCCGTTTGTACGCGGTGATGAAGCCCGGTCGACCAGCGGCGGGACGGGCCTCGGGTTATCGATTGCCAAGAAAAACGTGGAGAAAATGGGCGGCACACTGCTGCTTGAGAGCAGCGGCGGGGAGCCGACGATATTCACTATCCGTATTCCGCGTTAG
- a CDS encoding response regulator transcription factor, with the protein MYTILIADDESEIVELLQLYLEKEYNILQAHSGTEALKLMQSNKVDLAILDIMMPGMDGLQLLKRIREHEHFPVLFLSAKSQHHDKILGLELGADDYISKPFNPLEIVARVGALLRRVHQFDAQAPAEEQVKEQIVLGRLTLDRSSCQVEVAGQPVALTSTEYKILELLMEQPGRVFTRKKIYETVWEDFYVYEDNSIMVHISNIRDKIERDSKKPEYLKTIRGLGYKIEAPVEK; encoded by the coding sequence ATGTATACCATTCTCATTGCTGATGATGAGTCGGAGATTGTAGAGCTTCTGCAGCTGTATCTGGAGAAGGAGTATAACATTCTGCAGGCACACAGCGGAACGGAAGCCCTGAAGCTCATGCAGAGCAACAAGGTAGATTTGGCGATTCTCGACATTATGATGCCGGGGATGGACGGGCTGCAGCTGCTGAAGCGGATCCGCGAGCATGAGCATTTCCCGGTGTTATTCCTGTCGGCCAAGAGCCAGCATCATGATAAAATTCTCGGTCTGGAGCTGGGGGCCGACGATTATATCTCGAAGCCCTTCAATCCGCTGGAGATTGTAGCCCGTGTCGGGGCATTGCTGCGGCGGGTGCATCAGTTCGATGCCCAGGCTCCGGCAGAAGAACAGGTGAAGGAGCAGATTGTACTCGGACGGCTGACCCTGGACCGGAGCAGCTGCCAGGTGGAAGTAGCCGGGCAGCCTGTTGCCCTGACCTCAACTGAATACAAAATTCTCGAGCTGCTCATGGAGCAGCCAGGCCGGGTGTTCACGCGCAAGAAGATTTATGAAACGGTCTGGGAAGATTTCTACGTCTATGAGGATAACAGCATTATGGTGCATATCAGCAATATCCGCGACAAGATCGAACGTGATTCCAAGAAACCGGAATACCTGAAGACGATCAGGGGATTGGGGTACAAAATTGAAGCACCCGTGGAAAAGTAG
- a CDS encoding MFS transporter, which translates to MDITKSKSGAKQAFTRLAVIVFFIEWIRGAVLVAFLPATALSGTGLSVSVVGVAVSVHYLTDSIIKGFVGYLLDRFSGKLILHIGFIIGVAGILLMITTHNPWVLIGASACLGAGFSPIWILCMSQIEQENRAQRMGMLYVYWMAGLGLGPVMMNFILGRSVELSLLFIILFLAAGWMVAAFIQLDQIVVPQVKSSLGKQFNTLWHKIKRGGFLVPGMFLQTMAGGMLVPLLTSFAVKHLGLSHSQLSVVMLTGGAGVILLLVPMGKWFDRVGGRWFLVLGFAMFALGLFGLTSVSSFTGAIVLAVLLGSGYAALLPSWNALMARYIPQESASVSWGILFSIEGLGVVIGPLIGSWLVSFGNELLPFQVSACLFGIISIVYLLSPARLFPRKENQAKLQTDTIS; encoded by the coding sequence ATGGATATAACTAAATCTAAATCAGGGGCGAAGCAGGCCTTTACCCGGCTTGCCGTCATTGTATTCTTTATCGAGTGGATTCGTGGAGCAGTGCTGGTTGCCTTCTTGCCGGCCACAGCATTAAGCGGGACAGGATTGTCGGTCTCCGTCGTCGGTGTGGCAGTATCCGTGCATTATTTGACTGACAGCATTATCAAAGGCTTCGTCGGCTATCTGCTGGACCGGTTCTCCGGCAAGCTTATTCTTCATATCGGTTTCATCATCGGGGTAGCCGGGATCCTGCTTATGATTACTACACATAACCCGTGGGTGCTGATCGGGGCCTCAGCGTGTCTCGGGGCCGGCTTCTCACCGATCTGGATTCTCTGCATGAGTCAGATTGAGCAAGAGAACCGGGCGCAGCGGATGGGCATGCTGTACGTATACTGGATGGCGGGGCTGGGTCTCGGACCCGTCATGATGAACTTCATTCTGGGCAGAAGCGTGGAGTTATCCCTGCTGTTCATCATCTTGTTTCTTGCTGCCGGGTGGATGGTCGCAGCCTTCATTCAGCTGGATCAGATTGTAGTTCCGCAGGTGAAGAGCTCACTCGGGAAGCAGTTCAATACCCTTTGGCACAAAATAAAACGCGGCGGATTCCTCGTACCGGGCATGTTCCTGCAAACAATGGCAGGCGGGATGCTGGTGCCGCTGCTGACGAGCTTTGCTGTGAAGCATCTGGGCCTGTCCCATTCCCAGTTATCGGTTGTTATGCTGACGGGCGGTGCCGGTGTCATTCTGCTCCTGGTTCCCATGGGCAAATGGTTTGACCGGGTCGGCGGCAGATGGTTTCTTGTTCTGGGGTTCGCCATGTTTGCGCTTGGCTTATTCGGGCTTACCTCAGTCAGTTCGTTCACCGGGGCAATTGTATTAGCGGTTCTGCTTGGAAGCGGCTATGCTGCCCTGCTGCCGTCATGGAATGCACTGATGGCCCGGTATATCCCGCAGGAATCCGCCAGTGTAAGCTGGGGAATCCTGTTCTCAATAGAGGGGCTGGGCGTAGTCATCGGTCCGCTGATCGGCAGCTGGCTGGTGAGCTTCGGGAACGAGCTGCTCCCGTTCCAGGTCAGCGCCTGCCTGTTCGGGATCATCAGCATTGTATATCTGCTGTCACCCGCGCGGCTGTTCCCCCGTAAGGAGAATCAGGCTAAGCTGCAGACGGACACCATTAGTTAA
- a CDS encoding MGDG synthase family glycosyltransferase produces the protein MKQNPVVLIVTSKFGDGHLKVSEAISQSFESRGVQNVHVVDLFAEVHPRLNGLSRKFYLNSTYLAQEFYGLLYEATRMMKPGQALGKLLHSMGKMRVLQLLEEIRPDIIIHTFPYLAAAQLVKETAAQVPIYTVMTDYVLHGRWLHPNTTKYFIATEELKQFLLAAEVPEERIVVSGIPVRRGFSQPQPREELMQQYGLDPARQHLLLAAGAYGVLSNISGLIQNVLEHTELDLIVVCGNNHKLRSVIEEAYGNHERVHILGYTDKMHELMAMSSCILTKAGGITLSEAIAQTLPVIVYKPLPGQEAGNAAALASRRIIDVVQDEAELISRLQQLQQQGYREDWQRRLREVKPDSPAERIVSEAIEAFSLQHPFTMQAKQQLKEGQVTRVHGYN, from the coding sequence ATGAAACAGAATCCTGTTGTGCTTATTGTGACATCCAAGTTCGGGGACGGGCATCTCAAAGTCTCTGAAGCCATCAGCCAGTCCTTTGAGTCCAGAGGGGTTCAGAATGTTCATGTTGTTGATCTGTTTGCTGAGGTGCATCCCCGCCTGAACGGGCTGTCCCGGAAATTCTATCTGAACAGCACCTATCTTGCCCAGGAGTTCTACGGCCTGCTGTACGAAGCCACCCGGATGATGAAGCCGGGTCAGGCACTGGGCAAGCTTCTCCATTCAATGGGAAAAATGCGGGTCTTACAGCTGCTGGAGGAGATCCGCCCGGATATCATTATTCATACCTTTCCGTATTTAGCAGCAGCACAGCTGGTCAAGGAAACTGCTGCTCAAGTGCCTATTTATACTGTGATGACTGACTACGTGCTTCACGGCAGATGGCTGCATCCGAATACAACGAAATATTTCATTGCAACGGAGGAGCTGAAGCAGTTCTTACTCGCTGCGGAGGTCCCGGAAGAGCGGATTGTGGTCAGCGGAATTCCTGTCCGCCGCGGGTTCAGTCAGCCCCAGCCGCGCGAGGAGCTGATGCAGCAGTACGGGCTGGACCCTGCCAGGCAGCATTTGCTGCTCGCAGCCGGTGCGTACGGGGTGCTGTCCAATATCAGCGGCCTGATCCAGAATGTCCTGGAGCATACAGAGCTGGATCTGATCGTGGTGTGCGGGAATAATCACAAGCTGCGCTCTGTTATTGAAGAAGCCTACGGCAATCACGAGCGGGTTCATATCCTTGGCTACACAGATAAAATGCACGAGCTGATGGCAATGTCTTCCTGCATCTTGACCAAAGCAGGGGGAATTACGCTCTCCGAAGCCATTGCCCAGACGCTGCCCGTCATTGTATACAAGCCGCTGCCCGGCCAGGAAGCGGGAAATGCTGCAGCGCTTGCCAGCCGGAGGATCATTGATGTAGTCCAGGATGAGGCTGAATTGATCTCGCGGCTTCAGCAGCTGCAGCAGCAGGGCTACAGGGAGGACTGGCAGCGGAGGCTGCGGGAGGTCAAGCCGGATTCACCGGCTGAGCGGATCGTCTCCGAGGCAATTGAGGCCTTTAGCCTGCAGCATCCATTCACTATGCAAGCCAAGCAACAGCTGAAAGAGGGGCAGGTGACAAGAGTTCATGGATATAACTAA
- a CDS encoding response regulator transcription factor gives MKGNILIVEDEPSIAELQRDYLEMNGYRTEIAVDGELGLELALSGRFELIVLDVMLPKLNGFEVCRRIRDELDIPVLMVTARREDIDIVRGLGLGADDYLTKPFKPAELVARVKAHISRYDRLKGNSPATNELEVKGLRLNPDSRRAYIRDEEITLTTKEFDLLYFLARHPNFVFSKDQLFERLWGVDSLGDSQTVTVHIRKLREKIEEDSANPLYIETLWGAGYRFRS, from the coding sequence ATGAAAGGCAATATTCTAATTGTTGAGGATGAACCGTCGATCGCTGAGCTGCAGCGGGATTACCTGGAGATGAACGGATATCGGACGGAGATTGCCGTCGATGGCGAACTGGGCCTGGAGCTTGCTCTTAGCGGGAGATTTGAGCTGATCGTACTCGATGTTATGCTGCCTAAGCTGAACGGGTTCGAGGTATGCCGGAGAATCCGCGATGAACTCGATATCCCGGTTCTCATGGTAACCGCAAGGCGTGAGGATATTGATATTGTCCGCGGTCTTGGGCTGGGGGCAGATGACTATCTGACTAAGCCGTTTAAGCCGGCAGAGCTGGTCGCCAGGGTGAAGGCCCACATCTCACGCTACGACCGGCTGAAGGGGAATAGCCCGGCTACGAATGAGCTGGAGGTTAAGGGTCTACGGCTGAACCCGGATTCCCGCCGTGCTTATATCAGGGATGAGGAGATTACACTGACGACCAAAGAGTTTGATCTGCTCTATTTCCTGGCGAGACATCCTAATTTCGTATTCAGTAAGGATCAGCTGTTCGAGCGGCTGTGGGGGGTGGATTCCTTAGGCGATTCGCAGACCGTCACCGTGCATATCCGCAAGCTGCGTGAGAAAATTGAGGAGGATTCCGCGAATCCGCTCTATATCGAGACGTTATGGGGGGCGGGATACCGCTTCCGTTCCTGA
- a CDS encoding HAMP domain-containing sensor histidine kinase: MKLLLSYAAMLVVPLLLLILTAMLLTVVYRGDVQSLKSAYEKKFEGLEEEDTRNLIKHTFVQNPELLTDTAFLDELSADMLKKNTSVLIRSNGVTSYASDKLVLKQEIIDRLPAFKKAGARIEPYRDHADNEWYEVAQFDLMDSANKPASIFLINAVDPLVNFIRTFFPVLFISTLIVLILTHILLTTYMSRRIIRPLLELRKAARKVTEGNLDFRVEISSRDELGQLGNAFEEMRFRLQESLHVQQQYENNRKELITNISHDLKTPITAIKGYVDGILEGVADSPEKYEKYMRTIAAKAGEMDHLINELFLYSKLDMQKLPFTFEQVPFLPFLQDWAEELAVELEKQTIELEMEMTGGVDVFVSVDRDSFKRVLGNIIQNSLKYMDKAVKRISLRTWVEADSITLAVTDNGPGIPAEAVEHIFERFYRAEQSRNTSTGGSGLGLAIAKQIIAGHGGDIYADSQEGQGTTIRIVLPASKGGTAG; encoded by the coding sequence ATGAAATTATTATTATCATATGCGGCAATGCTTGTCGTTCCGCTGCTGCTTCTGATCTTGACGGCTATGCTGCTGACAGTCGTCTACCGCGGGGATGTCCAGAGCCTGAAGAGCGCCTATGAGAAGAAATTTGAGGGCCTCGAAGAGGAGGATACCCGGAATCTGATCAAGCATACCTTCGTGCAGAATCCTGAGCTGCTGACAGATACGGCATTCCTTGATGAATTATCCGCAGATATGCTGAAGAAAAACACTTCGGTGCTGATCCGCTCAAACGGTGTCACATCCTATGCCTCTGATAAGCTTGTACTCAAACAAGAAATCATCGACAGGTTACCGGCATTCAAGAAAGCAGGAGCGCGTATAGAGCCCTATCGGGATCACGCGGATAATGAATGGTACGAGGTTGCCCAGTTTGATCTCATGGATTCCGCGAATAAGCCGGCCAGCATTTTCCTGATCAACGCGGTCGATCCGCTCGTCAATTTTATCCGCACCTTTTTCCCTGTTTTGTTCATCTCTACGCTGATTGTCCTTATATTGACTCATATTCTGCTGACCACCTATATGTCACGCAGGATCATCCGCCCGCTGCTGGAGCTGCGTAAGGCTGCCCGTAAGGTAACCGAAGGAAATCTGGATTTCCGTGTGGAGATCAGCAGCAGGGATGAGCTGGGCCAGCTTGGCAATGCTTTTGAAGAAATGAGATTCAGACTGCAGGAGTCGCTTCATGTCCAGCAGCAGTATGAGAACAACCGTAAAGAGCTGATAACGAATATTTCACATGATTTGAAGACGCCGATCACGGCGATTAAAGGTTATGTTGACGGAATATTGGAAGGTGTTGCTGATTCACCGGAGAAGTATGAGAAATACATGCGGACCATAGCCGCCAAAGCCGGCGAAATGGATCATTTAATCAATGAGCTGTTCCTCTACTCGAAGCTGGATATGCAGAAGCTCCCCTTTACCTTCGAGCAGGTTCCCTTTCTGCCATTCCTGCAGGATTGGGCGGAGGAGCTTGCGGTGGAGCTGGAAAAGCAGACGATAGAGCTGGAGATGGAAATGACCGGCGGCGTTGATGTGTTTGTCTCAGTTGACCGTGATTCCTTCAAGCGTGTGCTGGGCAATATCATTCAGAACAGCCTGAAATATATGGATAAAGCGGTGAAACGGATTTCGCTCCGGACCTGGGTGGAGGCGGACAGCATTACACTGGCGGTTACAGATAACGGTCCGGGTATCCCTGCAGAAGCTGTGGAGCATATTTTTGAACGTTTCTACCGGGCGGAGCAGTCCAGAAATACAAGCACCGGCGGCAGCGGACTGGGTCTGGCTATAGCCAAGCAGATTATTGCCGGGCATGGCGGAGACATCTATGCCGATTCTCAGGAAGGCCAAGGTACAACGATCCGCATTGTGCTGCCGGCCAGTAAAGGAGGAACAGCAGGATGA
- a CDS encoding divergent PAP2 family protein, which translates to MNFPLLSALVAMLMAQVIKAPLQLVARRTWNPGLCFSTGGMPSSHSAAAAALAASVGIVNGFGSSLFAIAAVVCTITAYDAAGIRRHAGMHAVLLNRITHHLPESARGEAQAGQLKELLGHRPLEVMAGLILGVLTSVTLNFIL; encoded by the coding sequence ATGAATTTTCCGCTCCTCTCCGCCTTAGTTGCAATGCTTATGGCGCAAGTGATCAAGGCCCCCTTACAGCTGGTTGCCCGCCGGACATGGAACCCGGGACTCTGCTTCAGCACCGGAGGAATGCCAAGTTCACATTCCGCAGCAGCAGCAGCCCTTGCGGCATCAGTAGGCATTGTCAACGGCTTCGGCTCCTCGCTCTTTGCAATCGCCGCTGTGGTCTGTACCATTACTGCCTATGATGCAGCAGGAATCCGCCGTCATGCCGGTATGCATGCAGTGCTGCTCAACCGGATCACTCATCATTTGCCTGAAAGCGCAAGGGGCGAGGCGCAGGCCGGACAGTTAAAGGAGCTGCTGGGACACCGCCCGCTTGAAGTCATGGCTGGTCTGATATTAGGGGTCTTAACCAGTGTTACCTTGAACTTTATTCTATAA
- a CDS encoding winged helix-turn-helix domain-containing protein, which yields MNNLPAVTGGPASRGQNSVRFAEPELHHELYSITVALEERIGATGSEAVIEHSHALEELLRRMRSLLGKVGALPESSLLVVRDIVLDPDGWLLMKGEEPISLTKREFEIFAALLKNKGRVMTRELLLESVWGYDSEVDIKAVDVYISYLRSKIDAAGQPSIIQTVRGLGYVIRN from the coding sequence ATGAACAATTTACCAGCGGTCACTGGCGGGCCTGCCAGCAGAGGGCAGAATTCAGTACGGTTCGCGGAACCCGAGCTGCATCATGAGTTATATTCAATAACTGTAGCTCTTGAGGAAAGAATCGGTGCAACCGGGAGTGAAGCGGTTATAGAGCATTCCCATGCCCTGGAAGAGCTGCTCAGACGGATGCGTTCCCTGCTGGGCAAAGTCGGAGCTCTGCCGGAGAGCAGTCTGCTCGTTGTCCGGGATATCGTTCTCGATCCGGACGGATGGCTGCTGATGAAGGGGGAAGAGCCAATCAGCCTGACCAAACGCGAGTTTGAAATATTTGCAGCACTGCTGAAGAACAAAGGACGGGTAATGACACGGGAATTGCTGCTGGAATCCGTCTGGGGATATGACTCGGAGGTGGATATCAAAGCCGTTGATGTCTATATCAGCTATCTGCGGAGCAAGATTGATGCCGCAGGACAACCAAGTATTATCCAGACTGTCCGCGGTCTCGGTTATGTTATCCGTAACTGA